The DNA region AGTAGCCAAAGTGGTATGGAAAGTGACCTTAAAAACAaagttaggccacgtgcacaccatcagtatttgatcagtattttacctcagaatttgtaagccaaaatcagatgcggaacagaggaaaagtataatagaaacacgtcgtcacttctgtatttatcacccactcctggtttggcttacaattactgaggtaaaaaactcaccaaatactcaatgtgtgcacgtggccttacatGTACTGACCGGCATCACGATGCAATGCCGATCAGTGAATCTTTACCGATCGGCGGTTGTTTAAATgcttgtttacacaggcagactaaAGTAAATGATGCGCACTGAGCGATCTGTAataggctgccatagttctcaGCAGTGCTagttctgtttacacaggacaatgtaatGCCAAGAGCAATGATCTTTTGCGCAGTacaaaagataatttcacctgATGAACCAGTGTTTTGCTCTTTCAATGTGTGGAtgacagcctgtttacactgcaagataatcatgaaacCAGCATTTATAAGAACACTCATTTCCGATTATCTTTCAGGGTGAATGCAGCTTTACTAATCCTTATCTGTGAAGGCTGCATAGTGACAAGATGTTAAGGAGTAACCTCAGCCTTATCACAGCTCTGCTTGTAGGCAGTGCAGGATCCTAGCAGCCCCAGACCATTTTTCACACAGATTAGGGATCAGGAAAAGTCATTATATAGTGGAGTGGGTTAGAGATGGAGAGGAAATATTTTAGATACGGTAATTTCCAGTTCACGTTACACAGAAGTACGGTAATTTATCGGTGAGAATCTGAACAGTCAGTTGGAGAGAAGGCACATCTTCTTGCCAAATAATGTGTCAAGCAAAAGATCCTTCCACTATGTTTCCAGCTGGGAAAACCAATTTTCGCTTTGTTTTTTTTCACCGGaagcattttttttcatatttacgaTGTTTCCTTAAGTGGTTTGTAAGCAGTTTTTGATGATGTTATCTTAAGCTTTTTTTGCTGGGAGTTTTTATGTAGCATTCACAAAACGTTCCAAAAGACACCCAGGCGGTTTCTTTTTTGCCTTCACATTCACTTCTATTGTAAAGTATTTGAGTGAGATTCCCAAGGAGTGGACTGcttctggagtcattgcttcaagagccaccacacacagacgcatccaggacatgggctacaagtgtcacattccttgtatcaAGCTACTCATGACAAATAGTTAaccccagaagcgtcttacctgggccaagtagaaaaagaactggactgttcctcagtggtccaaggtgttttcagatgcaagtaaattttgcatttcatttggaaatcaaggtcccagagtctggaggaagagtggagaggccacaatccactctgcttgaagtctagtgtgaagtttctacaataagtgatggtttggggatccttgtaaggctactttcacactagcgtcgtttggcctccgtcgcaatgcgtcgttttggagaaaaaacgcatcctgcaaagttgcccgcaggatgcgttttttctccatagactttcattagcgatgcattgccacacgtcgcatccgtcgtgcgacggatgcgtcgtgttttggcggaccgtcggcacaaaaaaacgctacatgtaactttttttgtgcgtcgtgtccgccatttccgacctcgcatgcgcggccggaactccgcccctcctccccggaccttacaatggggcagcggatgcgttgaaaaactgcatccgctgcgcccgttgtgcggcgctttcaacgctagcgtcgttgcgtcagcacgtcgcattgcgacgtgcagtgcacgacgctagtgtgaaagtagccttatctgctggtgtaggtccactgtgttttgtcaAGACCAAAGACAGCACAGCCatcaaccaggaaattttagagcactacatgcttccctctgctgacaagctttttggagatggaaatttcattctccagcaggacttggcacctgtccatactgccaaaagtaccaatacctggtttaaaaacaacagtatcattgtgcttgattggccagcaaactcacctgaccttaaccccatagagaatctatggggtattgtcaagaggaagatgagagacaccagacccaacaatgcagacaagctgaaggctgctatcaaagcaacctgggcttccataacacctcagtagtgccacaggctgatagcccctatgccacgctgcattgatgcagtacttGAATCAAAAGGATCCCCggctaagtattgagtgcatttactgaacacacatttcagtaggccaacattttggattttaaaatcatttttcaagctggtgttataaagtattcgaatttactgagataatgacttttgggttttcattggctgtaagccataatcatcaacattaacagaaataaacacctgaaatagatcattctgtttgtaatgactctatataatatatgagcttcactttttgtattgaagaactgaaataaattaactttttgatgatattctaagttagtgagaagcacttgtagcttCCAACAACCAGTATAGGAGCTAGAGCTGAGCCTGATTATTTAACCCCTAtgaaaaaaagtgatcaaaaagttgtgTGTAACCAAAATGGTACATACAATGAAAATTACGTCTTCGCCCGCAAAAGAAAAACaaaccatcatacagctccattgaCAAAAAATTATAATTATGGCTTTAAGAATGTAGTGATACAAACCAAttcaattgattgattgattgatcaaTTGATTTGTTTCCATTTATTTTCAGAAAGAGTTGAAAAAGTTTATCAGTAAATCATACGTACCCCCataattctgcaaaaaaaaatgttataaagaAAATTATGGCTTTTTTCAATGAAAAAACATAAACGAAGAAAATCATCAAGCTAGGACGCATCTTCAAGGAATTAAAGTACGGGAAGCAGTGGAGTGCATCAGAGTGGATAGGAGATGTGGTGACTGAATACCAGCTTGTACTCCACACAACTATTGTGGGAGCGTCTTGCCAAATATTTATCCATCAGGCTGCTGGGCAGGATATTCGTTTCTCTCCGTTCTGTTTGCGTGTGGTCTTGTTACCATTCTATGGATAACTGATGGATGTATATTTTTTCGATTCATGTATTTCTAGAAGAACAGCAtcgttttttgaaaaaatgagcagtaaggaagaatctgattctgatggTGTTGCAGAATATGAAGATGATTTTGAGAAGGACCTTGACTGGTTAATAAATGAAGAGGCAGAGAAGTATGGAGGTTTGCAGGTATTGTTAGCATATAGATGAACCTTCTTTATGAAATCAAACCCATGGCTAGATTAAaatatagtcatctatggtatgtgTCACATTTGTCTATACTCATCGCCTATTGCTAGTACATCAGTTCTGTCTTCCATCCACTTGATGACGGGTGGGCTGCAGGTTCTTCACTCATGGTTGGAATCTCCCATACATTGTATTGGGTAATGTTGCTGCACTCCATGTATTTCTCCATGGCCGTTAACACCCTTTCAGCGACGTAATGACATTTGATCATTGATCACATGTTGTAAAATAATTTTCATATTAAAGTTGGTAAAGGTTACAAAAATCATACATTTCTAATTTTAACATCATGTAATAATACATTTATTCCATATGTTATATCTTATTTAAGAGTGATGAAGTACCCAGCGATTTGAAACTAGACtcaaaaaaatctataaatgatgAAACTAAAAAGTCATCAAGCGATGAAAATGAGATTGTTCACAATGAGACAAGTACAAGTAGAAAACCCAAACTTGACCCTGTATCTGAAAGTGAAGGAGAAACAGAAGATGAAGAAGCAAAGCGATACATCGCAGAGAAGATAGAAGAAGCCAACAAGCAATTGGAAATGGAAGCCCTGGATGAAAATCGAGAGAGAAGACTCAAGTTCAAGGAAAATTTGGTTGATCTGGAAGTTCCTCCCTTAGATTTCCCTGATAGTGACAGAACTGAAAGTTTCACAGAAGACGAGGTTGTAGATGGCATATCTCAATTACAAGTAGACGAAGCGCCAGTGCATGGCAGGGAGCATAGTAATATAGATAGTGGCACTGGCGACAAGCCTAAAGATGCAAGAGTATTGGTTGAGAAAGATGGAAAGTTTGAACTCGTAAATTTACAGGACATTGAGAACCAAAGTTATTTACCTCCTATAAGTAACAATAAAGATGACCACAAATCATCATCTCAATCAGATCGATCTGGAGCCTCAGCTAACAGCGATAAGAAAACTCCCAGTATTAGTAACGGGAATGGTTTCATCCCAAAGCCTCCTACTGGCCCTAGAGTCCGACCCAACTCTGCTAACCTGACAAAATTTGTGCATAAAGTAAAGACCCAGCGAAGAGTGCAGTCTGCAAATGTGTCATCCCGTACCACCACGTTCATGCTCTCTTCTGAACAAAAAGAGCTACAGAAACGGATTCTAGAAAGACAAGAGAGACTTAGGAGAGAGGTAAGGAATCCCTGTTTGTACATAGAAAGACAGATATTAGATGGTGTACTGGTGCCCTTCAAACATTTTAGggacgtacatagaaatcatggggcccttaACAAAATTCCTAATTGCCGCCCTCCACTCTCccctcaaaaaaacaaaaacaaaatcatTTTTGCGGGTACACATCACATAGGGGCAGTCACAGAAGGGCTTACCTGTCAAGTTTCAACGACAGAGGGAGGGACATTTATTGCGCTTTTACTGAAGCCCTTTAGTGTTGCACACTGTACGATAACACGATGTACGATTTATGGCCTCCATCTAGTATGAAGCCCCCAAAATGCCCCCCACCCACACAGTATGGTATCCCTTTAGTGAGTTGTCCATAGTAcctacatgcacagtatgatgacctcacaGTGCACCCACCATaatataatgctgccacaatgcccttaacagagtatgatgtccccacagtgactcccaacacagtataatggcttTACATCCCTAcatcacagtataatgcccccacacagtataaggctGCTATAGTACCCCCACACAGTAGGATGCCAGTATAGAGCCCCACACACATTGATTCCACTACAGTGCCCCCAAAACACTTAATGTCCCCGCAGTGACCactaacacagtataatgcacctcaaaaTAGTATAAAGCCTTCCAACACAGTATGCTGTCCCCATAGTTTTCTCACATACAGTATTATCATTCCACAGTCATCCCTACTTAGTATGTTGACCCCCAcagtccccctcacacagtattatgcccaccaaTGTCTCCCTCACACAGTATCAAGGCCCCCAGAGCCCTCCACAATGTGATGCCCCCCCACAGTTCACCATACACAATATTATGACCCTCACAGCACTCAAataaacagtatgatgccctcacacttTCTCCCCACAAgtacaacagtaaaaaaaaaactactcaccTCTCCCCATCCGCTGGATGCGCTGCTCCggtctgtacagtgtgtgtactGAGGACCCGCACAGTAGGTACAATCTAGTGGCATCATCTTGCCTGCTGCACAGAAACTCAGATGCCCATGCTGAATGGTGGAACAGGGAGCTGACGACTCCCTGTTCCACTATTGGATTCAACTGCATCTGCATCCCGAGGATGCCGATACCATTGAAATTGGGACACTAGGCAGGGGGGTGCAAGCCCATTCTCATGAAACACCATAACAGCAGCCATGTGGTTTTCTGCGTGCCTACATGTTTTTGAAGGAAGACGTCCCATAGAAGGTAAGTGTCAGTCATGGTGGATAATATCCACATCGAATCAGTAATAAATATGAAGATTTTGCTATGGATTTTCAATAAACTTCTGAATTTCCAGGGATTGAAATCCCACCAATCAAACATAAAAACCATCAATAATTTTTCACtcctgaaaaaacatttttttattattacatcagTTGCTAGAATTTTAAATTGAGAAATCTGATGTGATCATAACCAATATTTCCTGTGGACCTAGGATGAAGAGCACCGGAAAGAACAGGAAGAACAGAAAAAGAGAGAAAACGAAGCAGCCTTTAAGATGTGGTTACAGAGGAAAAAATCTCAACTCGTTCAAGAAAAGAGAATCCAGCAGGCCAAAGAGATGGAGACGAGCAGCGCTCCAGTGAGTTGTCTGGTTCAGTCTGCATTGTCGCACTTTACAGTAAGGAAGTGAAGTGACACTTTTGTCAAACAGCATTCGTGTGGGTCAGAAAAAATGACAGTATTTAACTTTTTGAGTAATATTAACTGATAATCGTTATTTTGTAGCATAGAACATAACGTATAACAGTGCTATATACATGtaggtatgtgtgtatatatatactagttattgaacccgttctactcctgggtggcgagcatttatattggtatatggtctccatcctggtgtgtgctgcttccatcctgcgccctaatcttgtcatgtgctgctaccatcttgccccccttcctgtcatgtgcagtccacatcctgcacccccttcctgtcatgtgcagcccccatcctgttttgtgcgcctccatcttgtcatgtgtgcCTATGGCGTCCAGCAGCCGGTTAGCGTCCACCTGCAGTCGCTCGTAGGTGCCGATGAAGTTGTAGGGCACGGCTCAGGGCTGGCACAGCTGGTAGATGGGCATCCAGTGCTCGTTCATCTTCTCCTCGTCCTCGTCCAGCAGGTACCGCAGGAACTCGGAGAAGGTGACGTCGTTCCCCTTGGATGCGGCGGCGGGCGGCTGCTGGCTTTACAGGCGCACGATCTCCAGGCCGAACCGCTGCTGGTACTCCTTGATCTCCCCGAACTTGTTCCTGTAGGCGGACAGCAGCCACTCCAGGGGCTCCCGCACGAACAGGAacttgtagggtatgtgcacacgttgcggttttgcctgcggatttttccgcactgaatccgcttctcttggcagaaaatgcaggtaaaaatccgcgtgtttttggtgcgtttttttgtgcggatatgatgcgttttttgatgcattttcgaaagctaaataaagatctattatagatttgtgatgtaatttcttgtccaacctcctcttttacatttgtaaaacccacactccattacacatagatagacagatagatagatagatagatagatagatagatagatagatagatagatagatagatagatagatatgggatagatagatctatagataatatctatcgatctatgtaaaacaaatcaaggcagcaaagattgagacagagagactcattgccagagagagtaaaaataataccaaaatattctttaactacgtaaatagtaagaaactaaaaaatgatagtgttggccccctaaaaaatagtctgggtgaaatggtggatgaggatgaggaaaaagccaatatgctaaatgactttttttcatcagtgtttacacaagaaaatcccatagcagacaaaatgactagtgataaaaattccccattaaatgtcacctgcttaacccagcaggaagtacggcagcgtctaaaattgacaaatctccgggcccagatgggatacaccccgagttttgcaggaactaagtacagtcattgatagaccattatttttaatctttaaagactccataataacagggtctgtaccacaggactggcgtatagcaaatgtggtgccaatattcaaaaaggggacaaaaactgaacttggaaattataggccagtaagcttaacctctactgtgggtaaaatcctggagggcattttaagggatgctatgctggagtatctgaagaggaataacctcatgacccagtatcagcacgggtttactagggaccgttcatgtcagactaatctgatcagtttctatgtataggtaagttccggactggaccaagggaacgcagtggacatagtgtatatggacttttcaaaagcttttgatacagtgccacacaaaaggttgatacataaaatgagaataacggggataggggaaaatgtgtaagtgggttaagagctggctcagggataggaaacaaagggtggttattaatggagcacactcggactgggtcgtggttagctgtggggtaccacaggggtcagcattgggccctcttctttttaacatatttattaatgaccttgtagggggcattcagagcagaatttcaatatttgcagatgacactaaactctgcagggtaatcaaaacagaggaggacaattttatattacaggatgatttatgtaaactagaagcttgggctgataaatggcaaatgagctttaatggggataaatgtaaggtcatgcacttgggtagaagtaataaaatgtataactatgtgcttaattctaaaactctgggcaaaaccgtcactgaaaaagacctgggtgtatgggtggatgacagactcatattcagtggccagtgtcaggcagctgctataaaggcaaataa from Ranitomeya variabilis isolate aRanVar5 chromosome 3, aRanVar5.hap1, whole genome shotgun sequence includes:
- the CCDC181 gene encoding coiled-coil domain-containing protein 181 isoform X2, with product MSSKEESDSDGVAEYEDDFEKDLDWLINEEAEKYGGLQSDEVPSDLKLDSKKSINDETKKSSSDENEIVHNETSTSRKPKLDPVSESEGETEDEEAKRYIAEKIEEANKQLEMEALDENRERRLKFKENLVDLEVPPLDFPDSDRTESFTEDEVVDGISQLQVDEAPVHGREHSNIDSGTGDKPKDARVLVEKDGKFELVNLQDIENQSYLPPISNNKDDHKSSSQSDRSGASANSDKKTPSISNGNGFIPKPPTGPRVRPNSANLTKFVHKVKTQRRVQSANVSSRTTTFMLSSEQKELQKRILERQERLRREDEEHRKEQEEQKKRENEAAFKMWLQRKKSQLVQEKRIQQAKEMETSSAPDEEEKDSQLAFSVWLQRKHKEKMKEKKMEELRKQEHEAFLLERKDKEGAFAQWLRQKRIQKCTEKRAAKERSRRLLLEARRSKLINNLLYNIPDSRSSWHMDR
- the CCDC181 gene encoding coiled-coil domain-containing protein 181 isoform X3 → MSSKEESDSDGVAEYEDDFEKDLDWLINEEAEKYGGLQSDEVPSDLKLDSKKSINDETKKSSSDENEIVHNETSTSRKPKLDPVSESEGETEDEEAKRYIAEKIEEANKQLEMEALDENRERRLKFKENLVDLEVPPLDFPDSDRTESFTEDEVVDGISQLQVDEAPVHGREHSNIDSGTGDKPKDARVLVEKDGKFELVNLQDIENQSYLPPISNNKDDHKSSSQSDRSGASANSDKKTPSISNGNGFIPKPPTGPRVRPNSANLTKFVHKVKTQRRVQSANVSSRTTTFMLSSEQKELQKRILERQERLRREDEEHRKEQEEQKKRENEAAFKMWLQRKKSQLVQEKRIQQAKEMETSSAPQVPQELGEGDVVPLGCGGGRLLALQAHDLQAEPLLVLLDLPELVPVGGQQPLQGLPHEQELVGMKKKKIHN
- the CCDC181 gene encoding coiled-coil domain-containing protein 181 isoform X4, whose product is MSSKEESDSDGVAEYEDDFEKDLDWLINEEAEKYGGLQSDEVPSDLKLDSKKSINDETKKSSSDENEIVHNETSTSRKPKLDPVSESEGETEDEEAKRYIAEKIEEANKQLEMEALDENRERRLKFKENLVDLEVPPLDFPDSDRTESFTEDEVVDGISQLQVDEAPVHGREHSNIDSGTGDKPKDARVLVEKDGKFELVNLQDIENQSYLPPISNNKDDHKSSSQSDRSGASANSDKKTPSISNGNGFIPKPPTGPRVRPNSANLTKFVHKVKTQRRVQSANVSSRTTTFMLSSEQKELQKRILERQERLRREDEEHRKEQEEQKKRENEAAFKMWLQRKKSQLVQEKRIQQAKEMETSSAPVPQELGEGDVVPLGCGGGRLLALQAHDLQAEPLLVLLDLPELVPVGGQQPLQGLPHEQELVGMKKKKIHN
- the CCDC181 gene encoding coiled-coil domain-containing protein 181 isoform X1; amino-acid sequence: MSSKEESDSDGVAEYEDDFEKDLDWLINEEAEKYGGLQSDEVPSDLKLDSKKSINDETKKSSSDENEIVHNETSTSRKPKLDPVSESEGETEDEEAKRYIAEKIEEANKQLEMEALDENRERRLKFKENLVDLEVPPLDFPDSDRTESFTEDEVVDGISQLQVDEAPVHGREHSNIDSGTGDKPKDARVLVEKDGKFELVNLQDIENQSYLPPISNNKDDHKSSSQSDRSGASANSDKKTPSISNGNGFIPKPPTGPRVRPNSANLTKFVHKVKTQRRVQSANVSSRTTTFMLSSEQKELQKRILERQERLRREDEEHRKEQEEQKKRENEAAFKMWLQRKKSQLVQEKRIQQAKEMETSSAPVSCLVQSALSHFTDEEEKDSQLAFSVWLQRKHKEKMKEKKMEELRKQEHEAFLLERKDKEGAFAQWLRQKRIQKCTEKRAAKERSRRLLLEARRSKLINNLLYNIPDSRSSWHMDR